The genome window ATCACACTCGACCGGGCGGATGTATGGATCGGATCAGGCCGCTTCCATCGAGGCGCGGGCTTTGGTCGGGTTCGTCAACAGCGTGCGCGCCGTGCCGTTGATGCTGGGGCACGGGGCTGAAGTCCATCTCAAAGGCTGAAGAGGCGATCCGCGAGAAACTCCGGGTCGACGTCGAAGCCTGAGCCTTCACGGTCGGAAAGCTCTTGGAGCCTGACCCTGCTGAGATCCTGATCCTCTCACTCGGAGGGTCAGGATTTTTGCGTTTCAAGGCTGTTGCGAATGGCCCTTGAAATTCTCTTCCGTGTCGGCCCAGCTAGGCTTCCTGTGCCTCGGCCAACTCGGCGTGGATTGCGCTGCGGTCACCGCCCAGTTTGGCCAGAAAGCTCAGGATCTTGTCTTCCAGCTTCGGGTCGTCGACTTCGGCGCCCCATTCCGGATGACCGATATCTTCAAGGAGAAGTAGGTCAGCTTGTTGTGACTGATCAGCGAGAATATGGGGGCGTCTCAGCCCGAACGGGATCATTTGCGCGTGGCCGCGCATACCGATGACCACATCGGTCCGGGCATAGAAATCCATGATCTCGTCGGGGTGACAGATTGGTCAGCTCCACGCGGGTGAACTTGACACCAGCCCGCTCCAGATAGGGCTCAAGCTGGCGATCCAAATCCTTGTGGCAGGACATTGACGATGGTCCAGCCGCTCTGTTCAGCAAGATCGAGAGCGCCAGCCAGCGCCAGAAGCGTGTCTTCTTCCTTCTCGCCAAAGCGAAAATGGGGCCGGTCAAAGGCTGCATTGACGGCCAGAACCCTGTTGTTTGTGCTGGTCGGCTGCCTCGGCAAGCTTGCGATAGTGCGGGTAGAGCTGCCAGACGAGCGTGGTCGGGCAATATTGCCGCGAGATTGTCCGGTCGGGTCTCGGTTTGACATATTCGGACATGGCCCTGACCGAGCCGGAGTTTCTGAGGGCTGAAGAAGGGGGCTTTATCGTAAACTGCATTTGATGTGCGGGGTGAAAACCTCGGGGAAATCTTCCTGTCCGCGAAAGCGATTGTAGCCGGTGGCAAAGAGGATAACGGGAAATGTCGATGGCGTTGACAGCGTCGAGCGTGCTGTTCCATTGCCAGCCACTGTTGTCGATGTTGGCACCGTCCTGATCGCGCAGGAACACGCCGCCACCGCTGATGACTATGCCGTGGTTGCTCTTGTTGAACTGCTCGGCGAGGGCCTTGTCAAACCAGCTCCCACTGCTGATGCAGCGTCCATTCGATGGGCCCGAGGGCATTCTCGAAGACCCTTCTGGTGACTTCATACAGAAGGGTGTCGCCAGCGTTCTTGTTGGCCGCGTTTGTGCACACCGATATGAACCAAACGTCGTGTCATTGATTGGCCAACCTTTTTGACTGCCTTGTTGCGATCAATGATCAATCCTCTTCGAACCGTCCCCAAACGTCGATTCTCTTTTGCAGGAACCGAGCATAGGACAAATCTTCCCGCGTGTTGATATCGATCGAATTGATCGGATGCATAGCATAGCCGATTGCCCCCGTCCATGTGAAAACTGCCTGCCGCAAAGAGCGCCTCTGTGTCGGCGATATAGATCGAGCCGTTGACCGCATAGAGGCGCGTCAGGCCCTGACGTTGGGCGTTTCACGTCCTCGTTGCTGTCGACCGGTACGATGACATCATCCTCGAGATACCGGAGGTTTGTCATATATTTGCTGGTGTCGAAAATGCTGATGACGGCGGGAGCCTTTCCTGTCCCTGAAGAGTGAAACCGCGTTGCGCAGATCATCCGGCGTGCGAAAGGGGCTTGTCGGCAGCAGCATCATGACATTTGCCGGGCGCTTGCCTTCATGGGTTTCCAGCCAGTTCACCAGATCGAAGATGACGTGCACCGAATGCACATGGTCCCTGCGACAGATCGGTCGGACGCATGTAGGGGGACTTCTGCCCCTGCGGACCGGGCGCTTTCGGCGATGGCTTCACTCTCGGTGGATACGATGATGCGATCAATGACGCCGGACTGTCTGGCTGCCTCGATGGTCCCAGTGCAGCAGCGGTTTGCCGCCAAGGTCGACAAGGTTCTTGTTGGGTATGCCCTTGGAGTTGCCTCTTGCCGGGATCACACAGACGATTTCATCGGATTTCTTGGTCATGTCGGTGAAGGTCGATTCATGGAACTGGGTGTCTTTGCTGACCGCTCTCATCCGAGACGCAGGACAGTAAGAAGGACTGAATTGCGACTGTTCTGAGCATTTATATTTGATCAGCTTGCCATCAAGTCAGGCTTTTGCTTTGCTGATCTTCTGCATGTTGGCCATGACGCCGAGGATCTGGTCGAAATGGGCTGTCTTGTCGATGATTTCGGCATGTACCAGCTTGAACTGATGGCGCCTTGATCATCGCGTCGAGTTCGGCCGCATTCCAATGCGTCAACCAACGGTATTTCGTGCGCTGCATGATCATCGTCTCTGACTGGTCATTGGTCATGCAGTAGGAGAAGACGACCTTTTTTCACCTGTTGGCGCAGCCTGTCGAGGATGAAATCTATATTCGGGGTGTATTCCCAGACGCCGAGGACCAGCGCCGTGTCGAACTGTCCTTCAGGAAATTCACCCTTGTTGAGATCGCAGACGATGGTGTCAGGCGTTCTTTGCGAGATGTCGCAGGGCGTGTAGGTGCAGGCCGGTTCCAGAAATTGCCGGGGCAATTGGTAACCGCATCCGAGATCCAGAACATGCTCTCCGGGACGCACAAACATGCAGGCCCGCTTTGCTCGCGGCAACCAGCGTTCCTTTTGAAGAAGTGTTTCGTCCTGCCAGTTTTCGCGATTGTCTTCGAGAGAGATGAGGGACATGGTTCTATGGCTCGAATATTGATTCCGTTGCCATAATACTAAGAAATTTATGGTTAATATATTCTGTATTTGCAGGTTATGGGATAGGTTTTGGCAATTCTGACAGTCGGGTTTCTGGGGCGCATCTAAGCTGCTTTGTTTGGCGGTGGGATTGGTTGCTGTCTCTCACCTTTGAGCATCATGACGGCAAAAAAAGCCCAGCGCCGTTCGGGGCTTGGGCTCGGAAAAAACTCTAGTGTCTCGCTCCGTGGCCGGATCAAGGGAAGCCGGTGCGAACAAACCGGGCAGGGGAATCACCGCAAAAGCGAGACCTTACGACTTGTTGCGCAAGCCTTCAGCGATGTTGCGGTTGATGTTGATCAGCGTATCAACGCCGGAATTGCGCGGGTCGCTGATGATCCGGAGCGTCTGATTGAACGTGAAAATGCCCAGATTGACGATATTCTGGCGGATTTCCGCGGGCAATTCGTGATCATCATCAAGGAGCTCGCCTACGATGAAGGTCCAGATGTTGCGGTTGAATGTCAGGGCGTGATCCCAGTCTTCACGAGTGGAATTTTTCTGACTTTGCCCGCTGCATGAATGCGGCCGCTTTCAGAAACATTGCTGCTTCTTTGTCTCTCGGGCTGCCTCCGATGTTGCCTGCTTGCTGATAAGCGTTAGCTGCGGACTGGTTGTACATTCCGGAGTAACTCCTCTTCATATTGGATGAGAGCTTTTGCTTCCTTCAGTGCAGGGTAGAGCGAATTGGTTAAGATTTTGCTATTTATGCTGTCTACAATCCTTAACGAACTGGGGGCAGCTTGAACGAAATCGTTGACCAATTGGAAATATGTATCCTTATGCTTTGCTATATCTTGATCAAGATACATCAATTGTATGCAATAGATAGATTCTCTTGGCTGGACTCGTCGCGGTTTGGCTCGTCAGAATGTCTTTTTCACGCAGAATGGGCGCCTGACCATCCACAAAAAATCTGATCCTAGTATCACCATTGGTTATCACGCTGCTGCCAATGATGATTCGCTCGCCGGGTTTGAGTTCTATTTTGAGAGGCATTTCGCACACCAGTCGTTACATGGGGGCGGTTCAATACCGCCCTGTCCAAATGCATTTGATTGATTGCCCGGTCAATAAAACGCGTCAAAATTGCCAAGTGCTTTTCTTTCGAGAAGAGAAAAGTGCAGAGCAAGGGTCTTGCTAGAAGGCCTAGGCTAATTGATTCCGAATGAAAAGTACAAAGACTTGGTCATCAATCGAAAAGCGCAGGCAGAAAAAAAGGCGGGATGAACCCGCCTTTTTCAGAAGCTTCACGAAACAATCGATTAAGCCCGGAGGAACTGGGTAACCGCCTGGTCTGCCTGAGCGGCGAGCGAAAGAGACGTAGTGGACAGCTGCTGACGAGTTTGCAGGGCCAGCATGTTGGCGCCTTCCTCGTTGGAGTCTGCCAGCACCAGATTATCCGCACCGGTCTGCAGGGTATTGATCATTTCCGAGGTGTAGTCATCGCGGATCTGCACCGTGGAGAGGTTAGAACCGAACGTCGATGCCTGGGAACGCAAGGTTACAAGAGCGTCTGCCAGAGCGTCGAGCTTGAGGTCGGCTTCCTCGTCGCTGAGGGTGTTCGCATCGGTCAGGGACAGGCCGGAAGCAGTCAAATCAGCAGATTTGATGATCAGTTCTGACTTGTTCTCGTCACGATGTTCGTTGAAGGCCACCGTCAAGTCTTCGCCAAGACCGTTGATCAGGTTGATACCGTTGTAGCTGGCGTCGCGCGCTAACTCATCGATCTGATCGAGGATCTCGTTGTACTGGTTGACGAGCTCGTTGTTGTCAGCATCGGTGCTGGTTGCCTGGTTGACGATGGTCAGAACGTCAACGTCACCAGCGGTCGCACCGTCGGCGAAGGTAACTGCGGTACCGCCAGCGTCACCGACCGTACCAGTGGAGCCATCATTCAATTCACCAAGTACGTTCGCAGAGGTGCCGAAGCCGAAGGCTTTCGCGATGGAGGTGCCGGTCGTGCCGTTCTGGGTCGTTGCGTCGGTGGCGTCACCGTCGGTAATGCGCAGTTCAAGGGTTGCGTTGCCGTCGACTTTCAAGTCAAGGCGACCATCAGCGGTGATGGTTGCCGTTGCAACACCAGACGCGTTGATGTCTTCCACCAGATCCTTGATGGTGTAGGCGTTGGTTGCCGTGGATTCAGCACCGTCGTTGTCGGTCAGGCTCTGGCCCGTAGAAGCGAAGTGCGAGAGCAGGTCAAATTCGCTGGTTACGCCGCTTTCGGAGATTGAAACGATCTCGATGTTGGACGTGGAAGCGTCGAAGCCGAGGTTGGACAGGGTCTGGTTTTCGACGGTTTCCTTGATCGTTGCACCAACGGTTGCGCTGCCGGTATCAATGGAGGAGGCACCCTGAATGTGGGTGCCGTCGGCTTCATTGTTGGCGGCCTGTGCCTGACGAACCGTCGACTGGGCACTTTCTACCAGATCGGTGATCGCGGTAATACCGTTGTCGGCAGCTTCAAGGGTCTTGATCGAGTTGGAAATACCATCCAGAAGGTTGCTCAAGTCGTTGGCACGAGCGGACAGGGTTTCCGAGGTGAAGAAGTTGGTTGGGTTATCCAACGCAGAGTTAACTTTTTTACCTGTCGACAGACGGTTCTGCGTGAGTGACATCAGGTCCGCAGTTTTCTGAAGCGACAGCAGGTTCTGGCGCACGCCAGCAGAGAGAGTGATATCCGAAGACATTGGGTTACCTTTCTGGGTACTCGAATACAAAAATTATTAAGCCGGTCTCTTTCTGAGACTTGCAGAAATAATCGTCCTTAAAACCTAATTTAAGGTTAACCAACGGTGTCCTGTTAACCTGAACAAAGCGTTAAAAAGCTGTGTTTGTGCGTGCTTCAGAATGGGTGAAAGCTGTTATATTTCAATGGGAAATGAGATTGTGGCCGAGGTAGGCGGAGAAGATTAATGAACAGCCGGGGAGGGAGCGGAGCAGTTCTTTGATCTGCAAATAAAAAAACGGGACCCGAAGGCCCCGTCTCTAAATGTTTCTGTATATTGCTGATTATCGCAGGAAGCTGAGCACTGCCTGGTCTGCCTGAGCGGCCAGTGACAGAGAGGTGGTCGACAGAGACTGACGGGTCTGAAGAGCCAGCATGTTGGCGCCTTCTTCGTTGGTATCTGCCAGCACCAGATCGTCGGCACCGGTCTGCAGGGTGTTGATCGTCGCCTTGGTGAATTCCTGGCGGATCGTCACCGTGTTCAGGTTGGAACCGAAGGTCGAAGCCTGGCTACGCAGGGTCGAGAGCGCTTCGGAGAGCGAGTCGAGTGCGTTTTCAGCTTCACTGGAGCTCAGGGTCGACGCGTCGCTGAGGGTCAGGCCGGAGGAGCTCAGGTCGGCAGACGAGATCACCAGTTCGGACTTGTTGCTGTCACGGTGTTCGTTGAAGGCCACCGTCAGGTCGTTGCCGACACCGTTGATCAGGTTGATACCGTTGTAGCTGGCGTCACGTGCCAACTCGTCGATCTGATCGAGGATCTCGTTGAACTGGGTGACCAGCTCGTTGTTGTCAGCGTCGGTGCTCGTTGCCTGGTTGGTGATGGTCAGGACGTCAACGTCACCAGCGGTTGCACCGTCTGCGAAGCTGACGGAGGTACCACCTGCGTCACCAACCGTACCGGTGGAGCCATCAGAGAGTTCACCAAGAACGTTGGCGGAGGTGCCAAAGCCGAAGGACTTCGCGATGGAAGTACCGGTCGTGCCGTTCTGGGTGGTAGCGTCGGTGGCGTCGCCGTCGGTGATGCGCAGCTCAAGAGTTGCGTTGCCATCCACTTCGATGTTCAGGCGACCGTCTTCGGTGATGGAAGCGGTTGCGACACCGGAAGCGTTGATGTCTTCTACCAGGTCACCAACAGTATAGGCGTTGGTTGCGGTCGATTCTGCACCGTCGTTGTCGGTCAGGCTCTGGCCGGTCGAAGAGAAGTGCGACAGCAGGTCGAATTCGCTGGTCACGCCAGTTTCAGAGGTCGAAACGATCTCGAAGTTGGACGTAGAAGCGTCGAAGCCGAGGTTGGACAGGGTCTGGTTCTCGACAGTTTCCTTGATGGAAGAGCCTGCGGTTGCACCAGAGGTGTCAATAGAAGCTGCGCCAAGAATGTTGGTGCCGTTTGCTTCAGAGTTAGCAGCCTGTGCCTGACGAACCGTTGACTGGGCACTTTCTACCAGATCGGTGATCGCGGAAATACCGTTGTCGGCGGCTTCCAGAACCTTGGTAGCGTTGCTGATGGAGTCGAGAAGGTTGTTCAGCTCGCCTGCGCGAGTGTTCAAGCTCTGAGAGGTGAAGAAGTTGGTCGCGTTATCAAGAGCGGAGTTCACTTTCTTCCCGGTTGAGAGCCGGTTCTGCGTTGCTGACATCAGATCTGCAGTCTGCTGCAAAGAGAGGAGGTTGGCGCGTACGCCGGCGGATAGAGTGATATCTGACATTTCCCCAAAAACCTTTCTGGTTAGTACTCATCGATCCTTTATGGATCTCGACCGTCCGTGGTCAGGGGAGATCATGGCTTTGAAACGGGAATCATTCGTAAAATTATATGGTTAACCGTTTTGAGGGTTAATAATGCCTTGCTGGGGATTTGCTATGGTAAAGGGAGTCTTGCGATCGATGGAAACGGATCGCAAAGGGGCAAAATTGCTTATAATTATACGTATTTTCCTCTAGTTTGCTTAAGTCGGATTGCTGCAGATTGCAGTTAACAGAGTCTGATGTTTTAGTAAAAGCGATCCGAAATCACCAAAATGGAGGTTAAACTCCCGCTGACCTGCAAGAAATTCCTTAAATGGACCGCCCGAAATGATGACTTGAATCGTTGTGTCGGGCCTTGAGGCGGCCTGCCGTGACGATCGTCAAGCCAATGGGCAAGACTGCGAGCAGCCCGAGGTTCATGTCTCAGGACGCAATTCCCCGTGCGTCGAGCAAGACAGTGTAATGGCTGCATGATAGAGCCGGGTGATGGGCGCACGTTCCCGTTGGGGTCGCACCATCTCGATGACGTCAAATTGAGAGGCGTCCTAGATATTGACTTCGAAGTGAGGCCGTTCGTCCTGATCTTTTTCAGGCGGATGTGCGGAATAGGCACGAAGATTCATCAGTCCGTCAGAGGTCATCTGGTTGGGCTGAGTGGTTTCCAGCGTTCCTGTCAGTTCCGTCAGGTCTTCGCGCGAAAGCAATTGACGGTTCCTGCGACGGGCCTGTCGGTGGTCGCGCTGAGAGGGCTGGTAATCGTCGGAATCAGACTCTTCATAGCCAGCGTTGCCGCGATCCATATGCACGGCCTGATCACGGGTGATGGTTTCCACCGCGTCGTCACTGCCGCTTGGATCGGTCTTTTTGGCCGCCGACTTCCCTTTAACAGTGGCCGGCGGCTGCATCTTCTGGACTGATAAATCCATTTAAAGCCTCGAACACACTATAGTTGCTGCCAACTAATATAATGGATTCGCGGGCTTTTGTCACAGTTTACTGGGTAATATTACTAAGGCTTTGTAAATAGTTATAGTTTTACAAGAAAGTGAGACGAATTCGATCAAGATCTGGCGTTGAAAACAGATGCATTTCATTGCATCCGATGTTTGCCGCGATGGCTTTTGTTGGCTTCAAGCCAGTCCATCATGTCGGGAATGAAGTCATGGACTGTTTTGCCCAGAGGAATGCGGACGCTTTTCTGGTCGGGATACCAGGGAACATGGTCCTGACCAAGGTTGATCGTGCTCTGGACAAGATGTGTGCGGAAGCATCTCACACCCATCGAACCTGCAATATCAGAGCTGGTGCTGCCAGGGCCGACGAACAGATCCATCAGGGAAGCTGAGGCGGCTGTGCCCAGCATATCATCGAACAGGTCGAGCCCAGAGACATGGAACAGGGGCACTTGATAGTCTTGGCGAATGGCATCAATCTCCGCTTCACTGACCGTGTATTGGAAATTGAAGAATTTGAAGCCGGGCATCTTCAGGATTGGCAGCAGATCGTCGATTGTCAGGAACTTGCGGGCATCTCCGGGGGATTTCGCGCCGCTTTCCCAAGCAAGGCCGACATAGGTTGTCTCGCCGTCGGGGGCTGAGCCGAATATCTTGTTGGTGAAGGTGCTGATCACCTCGGCGGGCAATTGATAGGGTCGGGTCTTGTCTGCAAAGGACCGCAGGTCGGGTCGCATCTGGCCGTAAAGGCAGCCGAGCGGGATCTGAAAGTCGAAATCTTCGTCGATGGGGTCAAAGGTGACATACTCGTCCGGATTGTGCAGGGCATTGAAGGTCGAGGTGATGTTGGTGTCTTCATTAGAGGTGCTGCGATGGATCGGCACTTTCTTCTTGATGCGCCTCGGGAGCGGACGCAGCTCGACATCGGGTAGCACGGCCTTGAGAAAGTCGACCGTCTTCGGCTGGCTCATGAGAATGATATCGCAGTCGGCGGGCAGTTCCCTGATCATGGTGCAGAATTTGAAGACATCCCCCACACCCTCGTCCGACCAGATGAAGAGGCGCTTGCCGGACAGTGGTTCTCCCTGCCACAGCGGCTGCTTGAAGTCATAGACTGGTGTGCTGCCGAAAAGCTTGAAGCGGTAGAATTCATCCGGCGCGGCAGCCGCGACATCACCCAGTCCCAGATGGGCGAGGCGTCGGTTGTTGCCATGGCTGGCGACATGCGGTTCATGCTTGAGCGCAAATTCGAGATCCTCAAGGGCCTTTGCGAAGTCGCCCTTGTGAATGTTCAGCCTGCCTCTCGCGCCGATATATTCGGCGCAATTGGGACGCAGCTTGATGGCGCGGTCAAGATAGTGGATGGCCGTTTCGTCATCGCCAAGATTTTCATAGGCGGCAGCAACGACCCGCTGGCAGAGCGCATTGTTGCGGATCTCCTGCTTGTAGCGCTCGTTGTAGTCGATGACGTCCAGATAGAGTTCGGCTTCGTGCTTCATCTGAAGCCAGTTGTGGTGCGCCGAGAAGATTGGGGGCGTGGCGGGGAGGGCGCGCTCAAAGCAGAGTTCGGCGGCCTGTGTCTGTCCTGCGGTGAGGTAGATTTCTCCGATCAACGACACCAGCTGATAATCGTCGGGAAAGGTCTGGAGCGCCTTCGTCGCCAGTTGGACGACCTGTTCAGGGATCGTTGGTGGTGGCGCTATCAGATTGATTGAAATGGATTTCGAGCTGGCTTCGGATTGCTTGCGTTCGATGGCTCGCAACTGGGCGCACTTGAGCATGTTGCCGAGCATTTTTCGCCAGAGGGTCGGGTCATGCGGACGGCCACCCAGAGCTCGCTGGAGATAAGGCGCTGCCGCGTCATGTTCCTGCAGGCGTTCGAGGATATCGCCGGTGGCGATCTGTAGCTCGATGTTCGAAGGATCGAAGTCTGCTGCCTCGATGGTGAAATGCGCGGCTTCGGGGAGCTTTCCCAGTCTGGTCAGTGCATTGGCCATGAGCAGGCGGGTCGGCAAAAACAGCGCCTCGTTGGAGAGCAGTCCCTCACAGAGTTTGATGGCCTTGGCGAGGTTTCCCTTCTGAAGTTCCTTTTGCGCCTGTTTCAGAGAAGTCACCGGATCCGCCACGTGCTCGTCTGCCTTTCCAATGGAGGTCTGATCAGGATCTGTCGCTTGGACTGATCGTCAGGAAGAGGTGTTGATGGACATGCCGCGTTTCTGCGCAACATCCTGCGGCATCTGGCCGGAATCGCCATAGGTGTTGGCGCGGGCACCTCGCTGGATTTCCTTGTTGAAGCCATTGACCAGTTCTGACGAGACTTCCCGCGCCGTGGAGACGACGGCAAGA of uncultured Cohaesibacter sp. contains these proteins:
- a CDS encoding tetratricopeptide repeat protein; amino-acid sequence: MTSLKQAQKELQKGNLAKAIKLCEGLLSNEALFLPTRLLMANALTRLGKLPEAAHFTIEAADFDPSNIELQIATGDILERLQEHDAAAPYLQRALGGRPHDPTLWRKMLGNMLKCAQLRAIERKQSEASSKSISINLIAPPPTIPEQVVQLATKALQTFPDDYQLVSLIGEIYLTAGQTQAAELCFERALPATPPIFSAHHNWLQMKHEAELYLDVIDYNERYKQEIRNNALCQRVVAAAYENLGDDETAIHYLDRAIKLRPNCAEYIGARGRLNIHKGDFAKALEDLEFALKHEPHVASHGNNRRLAHLGLGDVAAAAPDEFYRFKLFGSTPVYDFKQPLWQGEPLSGKRLFIWSDEGVGDVFKFCTMIRELPADCDIILMSQPKTVDFLKAVLPDVELRPLPRRIKKKVPIHRSTSNEDTNITSTFNALHNPDEYVTFDPIDEDFDFQIPLGCLYGQMRPDLRSFADKTRPYQLPAEVISTFTNKIFGSAPDGETTYVGLAWESGAKSPGDARKFLTIDDLLPILKMPGFKFFNFQYTVSEAEIDAIRQDYQVPLFHVSGLDLFDDMLGTAASASLMDLFVGPGSTSSDIAGSMGVRCFRTHLVQSTINLGQDHVPWYPDQKSVRIPLGKTVHDFIPDMMDWLEANKSHRGKHRMQ
- a CDS encoding flagellin, encoding MSSDITLSAGVRQNLLSLQKTADLMSLTQNRLSTGKKVNSALDNPTNFFTSETLSARANDLSNLLDGISNSIKTLEAADNGITAITDLVESAQSTVRQAQAANNEADGTHIQGASSIDTGSATVGATIKETVENQTLSNLGFDASTSNIEIVSISESGVTSEFDLLSHFASTGQSLTDNDGAESTATNAYTIKDLVEDINASGVATATITADGRLDLKVDGNATLELRITDGDATDATTQNGTTGTSIAKAFGFGTSANVLGELNDGSTGTVGDAGGTAVTFADGATAGDVDVLTIVNQATSTDADNNELVNQYNEILDQIDELARDASYNGINLINGLGEDLTVAFNEHRDENKSELIIKSADLTASGLSLTDANTLSDEEADLKLDALADALVTLRSQASTFGSNLSTVQIRDDYTSEMINTLQTGADNLVLADSNEEGANMLALQTRQQLSTTSLSLAAQADQAVTQFLRA
- a CDS encoding flagellin, whose protein sequence is MSDITLSAGVRANLLSLQQTADLMSATQNRLSTGKKVNSALDNATNFFTSQSLNTRAGELNNLLDSISNATKVLEAADNGISAITDLVESAQSTVRQAQAANSEANGTNILGAASIDTSGATAGSSIKETVENQTLSNLGFDASTSNFEIVSTSETGVTSEFDLLSHFSSTGQSLTDNDGAESTATNAYTVGDLVEDINASGVATASITEDGRLNIEVDGNATLELRITDGDATDATTQNGTTGTSIAKSFGFGTSANVLGELSDGSTGTVGDAGGTSVSFADGATAGDVDVLTITNQATSTDADNNELVTQFNEILDQIDELARDASYNGINLINGVGNDLTVAFNEHRDSNKSELVISSADLSSSGLTLSDASTLSSSEAENALDSLSEALSTLRSQASTFGSNLNTVTIRQEFTKATINTLQTGADDLVLADTNEEGANMLALQTRQSLSTTSLSLAAQADQAVLSFLR
- a CDS encoding methyltransferase domain-containing protein → MSLISLEDNRENWQDETLLQKERWLPRAKRACMFVRPGEHVLDLGCGYQLPRQFLEPACTYTPCDISQRTPDTIVCDLNKGEFPEGQFDTALVLGVWEYTPNIDFILDRLRQQVKKGRLLLLHDQ